One genomic region from Rosa rugosa chromosome 1, drRosRugo1.1, whole genome shotgun sequence encodes:
- the LOC133731966 gene encoding uncharacterized protein LOC133731966 yields the protein MPGSIATKDALFHRHISRSPLCPLCNLENETIEHVLFTCPWTRCVWFAHPLGYRFPLESITSLARWLQWLKSYFVDGSGDKSLLHTHVAFILWHIWKERCVCVFNHTPPTPDLVACKSFDAALEYIQRPLPRCVRLVTQPLTSPSFWTPPPLGTFKVNTDAAWHSDSLSCGIAVLIRNSSGELVAGSNQSLHAFSAVAAEALAVLAGLTLVVSLNLSPIILASDSLHVISALTTENFTMDWTVAPLIWKIRSLATSHSHVSWSWSSRQANLAADYIAALASRRMCPSDWVSNPPSSFLNLLLSDASQASHISSQNSVPFGFDVG from the coding sequence ATGCCAGGATCTATTGCAACTAAGGATGCATTATTTCATAGACACATTAGTCGTTCTCCTCTTTGTCCTCTATGCAATTTGGAGAATGAAACCATTGAGCATGTGCTTTTCACTTGTCCTTGGACTCGTTGTGTTTGGTTTGCTCACCCTCTTGGCTATCGTTTTCCATTGGAATCTATCACTTCACTTGCACGTTGGCTTCAATGGTTAAAGTCTTATTTTGTGGATGGGTCTGGTGACAAATCTTTGCTTCACACTCATGTTGCTTTTATTCTTTGGCATATATGGAAAGAACGATGTGTTTGTGTTTTCAATCATACTCCTCCTACTCCGGATTTGGTGGCTTGTAAATCTTTTGATGCTGCTCTTGAATATATTCAACGTCCATTGCCCAGGTGTGTTCGTCTCGTTACACAACCCCTCACTTCTCCATCTTTTTGGACTCCACCACCTCTTGGTACTTTTAAAGTTAACACTGATGCAGCTTGGCATTCAGATTCCCTCTCTTGTGGTATTGCTGTTTTGATTAGAAACTCTTCTGGGGAGCTTGTTGCTGGTTCTAACCAATCTCTCCATGCTTTCTCCGCCGTAGCTGCAGAGGCTTTGGCTGTGTTGGCAGGCCTTACATTGGTTGTTTCTTTAAACTTGTCTCCTATCATCTTGGCATCTGATTCTCTACATGTCATCTCAGCTCTTACTACTGAAAATTTTACTATGGATTGGACGGTGGCTCCCTTGATCTGGAAAATTCGCTCTCTTGCCACTTCCCATTCACATGTTAGCTGGAGTTGGTCCAGCAGACAAGCCAATCTTGCAGCTGATTATATTGCTGCTCTGGCTTCCAGGAGGATGTGTCCATCGGATTGGGTTTCCAATCCTCCTTCCTCctttttaaatttattgttgtCTGATGCTTCTCAGGCTTCTCACATCTCTTCTCAGAACTCTGTTCCTTTTGGTTTTGATGTGGGATAG
- the LOC133725826 gene encoding F-box/kelch-repeat protein At3g06240-like → MSDALSSRRQQQLVLSESLDLDCVIVDILSRLPAKSLLRFRCVCKAWRALISDPYFIRKHLSCINTKISTSYSLLIKDDIFRSAEYEAILKCLSRGGPLPSRRLDFPVLDPSFDIATIGIVGSCNGLICLVRDIVARESFTFMLWNPCTGESQVLPQPPLHSSQQYFLGFGYDSTTDDYKVILGSYRSGHEFVVVFTLKSGSWRKLERLNRYFEVHWGGCLVNEALHWVLDELEDGRLIASKMVSFDLAEEKFHEIPFPFPPNPVDRRELIARVGILNNCLTLYFQTMGHRVGCNFKMWVLKDNGVKESWTEVINIPSEVMGQGKEYTCISCISDNGEILMQPEVVGPLALYNPREKTYGIVMDYYDYMHETATYIETFVSPLTGITSASS, encoded by the coding sequence ATGTCGGACGCGCTCAGCAGTCGGCGGCAGCAACAGCTAGTTCTCTCCGAGTCTCTTGATTTAGACTGTGTCATTGTCGACATCCTCTCACGGCTACCGGCCAAATCTCTGCTGCGATTCCGGTGTGTATGCAAAGCATGGCGGGCCTTGATCTCCGATCCTTATTTCATCAGAAAACACCTCAGCTGCATCAACACCAAAATCAGCACCAGCTACTCTCTCCTTATCAAAGATGATATTTTCCGATCCGCAGAGTACGAAGCAATATTGAAGTGTTTGAGCCGTGGTGGTCCTCTTCCGAGCAGAAGGCTTGATTTTCCGGTACTTGATCCATCGTTTGATATTGCTACTATTGGAATCGTTGGTAGTTGCAATGGCTTGATATGTCTAGTACGTGATATTGTTGCTAGAGAATCCTTTACCTTTATGTTATGGAATCCTTGTACTGGAGAATCCCAGGTGCTACCACAACCTCCCCTTCATTCCTCCCAACAATATTTTTTGGGGTTCGGTTATGATTCAACCACTGATGATTACAAAGTAATACTGGGAAGCTATAGATCTGGTCATGAATTTGTTGTTGTCTTTACCCTAAAATCGGGTTCATGGAGGAAGCTTGAAAGGCTCAACAGGTATTTCGAGGTGCATTGGGGAGGGTGTTTAGTTAACGAAGCTCTGCATTGGGTATTGGACGAACTGGAAGACGGTAGGTTAATTGCTTCAAAAATGGTGTCATTTGATCTAGCAGAGGAAAAATTTCATGAGATTCCATTCCCCTTTCCTCCCAATCCGGTAGACAGGCGTGAATTGATTGCCAGAGTTGGAATTCTTAATAATTGCCTAACTCTGTACTTTCAAACCATGGGTCACAGAGTTGGGTGCAATTTTAAGATGTGGGTGCTGAAGGACAATGGAGTCAAGGAATCTTGGACTGAAGTCATAAACATCCCTTCAGAGGTTATGGGTCAAGGTAAAGAGTATACATGCATCTCATGCATTTCTGATAATGGCGAGATTTTGATGCAGCCGGAAGTTGTAGGCCCCTTGGCATTATATAATCCGAGGGAAAAGACATATGGGATTGTCATGGACTATTATGATTACATGCACGAAACTGCTACATATATAGAAACTTTTGTTTCACCATTAACCGGTATAACTAGTGCAAGCTCGTGA